One window of Chionomys nivalis chromosome 10, mChiNiv1.1, whole genome shotgun sequence genomic DNA carries:
- the LOC130882997 gene encoding uncharacterized LOC128031837 homolog: MYRFRSQLFTGISAAAAATSHPRRSSPLLLARDSPLSRPPHRRTSRQCSSIG, translated from the coding sequence ATGTATCGTTTCCGCTCGCAGCTCTTCACGGGGATttctgctgccgccgccgccacctCTCACCCGCGCCGCTCCTCGCCTCTCTTGTTAGCCCGAGACTCGCCTCTCAGCCGCCCGCCGCACAGACGAACGAGTAGACAGTGCAGCTCCATCGGCTGA